The proteins below come from a single Acidimicrobiia bacterium genomic window:
- a CDS encoding maleylpyruvate isomerase family mycothiol-dependent enzyme, producing the protein MHTEQYRVGQQRVASLVVGKDPDRIVPACPAWTASDVVRHLAGVTADVAALRFECFGSDGWTETHVASRRHLTVDEVIAEWEASIDDAVAVLDSIETLDLPERIPSVVGLISPSVLPAMALSDLVHHEFDIRNAYGDTTGRDIVEVHANAAGHARTLRRVFPLYGLPTLRIESTDGGDTWDIGRDEPVATVRATSFELMRGIGGRRTRAEMLAWPWTGDGEKFVDAMVLPHLGMPSTSLGE; encoded by the coding sequence GTGCACACGGAGCAGTATCGAGTTGGCCAGCAGCGGGTCGCGAGCTTGGTCGTCGGCAAGGATCCTGACCGGATCGTTCCGGCCTGTCCCGCGTGGACGGCGAGCGATGTCGTGCGGCACCTCGCGGGCGTGACGGCAGATGTGGCGGCTCTCAGGTTTGAATGCTTCGGGTCCGACGGCTGGACCGAGACGCATGTCGCGTCGCGGCGACACCTGACGGTCGATGAGGTCATCGCCGAATGGGAAGCATCGATCGACGACGCCGTAGCAGTTCTCGACAGCATCGAGACCCTCGATCTCCCCGAGCGCATCCCTTCTGTGGTCGGGTTGATCTCGCCGAGCGTCCTGCCCGCGATGGCTCTGAGCGACCTGGTTCATCACGAGTTCGACATCCGCAACGCCTACGGCGACACCACGGGACGAGACATCGTTGAGGTTCATGCCAACGCGGCAGGCCACGCTCGAACGCTCCGTCGAGTCTTCCCCCTGTACGGCCTGCCAACGCTTCGCATCGAGTCGACCGATGGCGGCGACACATGGGATATCGGGCGTGACGAGCCGGTGGCAACGGTACGCGCCACCTCGTTCGAGCTGATGCGAGGAATCGGTGGTCGCCGCACCCGAGCCGAGATGCTCGCGTGGCCCTGGACGGGGGACGGTGAGAAGTTCGTCGATGCCATGGTGCTTCCCCACCTTGGGATGCCGAGTACGAGCCTCGGTGAATAG
- the sucD gene encoding succinate--CoA ligase subunit alpha: protein MSVLVDIETKVLVQGLGKTGRFHTDKAIAYGTNMVGAVHPSRANQSERFTGETDHSGVQGRPDAYDVELPIFGSVRDAVADTGANATVVYVPPPFAADAIMEAAAAGIPLIICVTEGIPVMDMVMAKRYLEDKDVRLVGPNCPGVITPQECKIGIMPGYIHTPGRIGVVSRSGTLTYEAVHQLTLNGLGQTTAIGIGGDPVNGTNFVDCLELFNEDPATEGVIMIGEIGGTAEEEAAAWISVNMTKPVAGFIAGTSAPPGKRMGHAGAIISGGKGTAEAKIEALNAAGVTVAATPTDMGAAMLRAMG, encoded by the coding sequence ATGAGTGTGCTCGTCGACATCGAAACGAAGGTGCTTGTCCAGGGCCTCGGCAAGACGGGACGATTCCATACCGATAAGGCCATCGCTTACGGGACCAACATGGTCGGCGCGGTGCATCCTTCGCGTGCGAACCAAAGTGAGCGTTTCACCGGGGAAACGGACCACTCCGGTGTGCAGGGCAGGCCGGACGCCTACGATGTCGAGCTTCCGATCTTCGGTTCGGTGCGAGATGCCGTCGCCGACACGGGAGCGAACGCGACGGTTGTGTATGTTCCGCCACCGTTCGCGGCGGACGCGATCATGGAGGCGGCAGCGGCGGGAATCCCACTCATCATCTGTGTGACAGAGGGGATCCCGGTGATGGACATGGTGATGGCGAAGCGCTACCTCGAGGACAAGGATGTACGCCTCGTCGGACCGAACTGCCCCGGTGTCATCACCCCGCAGGAGTGCAAGATCGGCATCATGCCCGGCTACATCCACACGCCGGGCAGGATCGGCGTCGTTTCGAGGTCGGGGACGCTCACCTACGAGGCGGTCCATCAGCTGACGCTCAACGGGCTCGGCCAGACGACGGCGATCGGGATCGGTGGGGATCCGGTGAACGGGACGAACTTCGTCGATTGCCTCGAGCTGTTCAACGAGGACCCTGCCACCGAGGGCGTGATCATGATCGGTGAGATCGGCGGCACCGCAGAGGAGGAAGCAGCGGCGTGGATCAGCGTCAACATGACCAAGCCGGTCGCCGGTTTCATCGCGGGAACATCGGCCCCTCCGGGCAAACGCATGGGCCATGCCGGTGCCATCATCTCGGGAGGCAAGGGAACGGCGGAAGCCAAGATCGAAGCCCTCAACGCCGCAGGCGTCACCGTGGCCGCCACCCCGACCGACATGGGCGCCGCGATGCTCAGGGCGATGGGGTAG
- the sucC gene encoding ADP-forming succinate--CoA ligase subunit beta translates to MKIHEYQAKELMRGAGIPVPEGIMVTDPDEAGRAAASLVSQTGNPVVVVKSQIHAGGRGKGRFKEHPELGGVTVVLDGIDGSTDDTTARVEELASQMLGSTLVTVQTGPEGKTVNRLYIEQGVDIASELYLSVLLDRSTSRLIVMASTEGGTEIEVVAAQTPDKILREEIDPAFGLLDFQAAHIAAGLGLTGQAASNGASFLKTLTRLAVDLDTDLVEINPLVVTGDGTVMALDGKMSFEPNALYRHPDIVDLRDPTEEDSAEARAKEFGLSFIKLDGSIGCMVNGAGLAMATMDIIKFVGGEPANFLDVGGGADKDQIAAAFKIITADPNVKGIFVNIFGGIMRCDTIAEGVVAAVEEVGLEVPLVVRLEGTNVDLGKRIIDDSGLNVVSAEDMKDGAVKIVELAK, encoded by the coding sequence GTGAAGATCCATGAGTATCAGGCAAAGGAGTTGATGCGCGGAGCGGGCATCCCGGTTCCTGAGGGCATCATGGTGACCGACCCCGACGAAGCGGGGCGCGCAGCAGCCTCGCTTGTCTCACAGACCGGGAATCCGGTGGTTGTCGTCAAGTCCCAGATTCATGCGGGCGGCAGGGGGAAGGGACGGTTCAAGGAACACCCGGAGCTCGGTGGGGTCACAGTCGTGCTCGACGGTATCGACGGGAGCACCGACGACACCACGGCACGGGTCGAAGAGCTCGCGTCGCAGATGCTCGGATCGACCCTCGTCACGGTCCAGACCGGGCCGGAGGGCAAGACCGTCAACCGCCTCTACATCGAGCAGGGTGTCGACATCGCGTCGGAGCTGTACTTGTCGGTGCTCCTCGACCGGTCGACGAGCCGGCTGATCGTGATGGCCTCAACGGAGGGGGGAACCGAGATCGAGGTGGTGGCCGCACAAACCCCCGACAAGATCCTCAGAGAGGAGATCGATCCGGCATTCGGGCTGCTCGATTTCCAGGCGGCGCACATCGCTGCAGGCCTTGGCCTCACGGGGCAGGCGGCGAGCAACGGCGCGTCGTTCCTCAAGACGCTGACAAGGCTTGCCGTCGACCTCGACACGGACCTCGTGGAGATCAACCCGCTCGTGGTCACCGGTGACGGCACCGTCATGGCCCTCGACGGCAAGATGTCGTTCGAGCCGAATGCGTTGTATCGCCATCCGGACATCGTCGACCTTCGCGACCCGACCGAGGAGGATTCCGCAGAGGCGCGTGCGAAGGAGTTCGGTCTCAGCTTCATCAAGCTTGACGGATCCATCGGCTGCATGGTCAACGGTGCCGGCCTCGCGATGGCAACGATGGACATCATCAAGTTCGTTGGTGGGGAACCTGCCAACTTCCTCGATGTCGGCGGAGGCGCCGACAAGGACCAGATAGCTGCTGCCTTCAAGATCATCACCGCCGACCCCAATGTGAAGGGGATCTTCGTCAACATTTTCGGAGGCATCATGCGGTGTGACACCATCGCGGAAGGAGTCGTCGCCGCTGTCGAGGAGGTCGGACTCGAAGTGCCGCTCGTGGTCAGGCTGGAAGGGACGAATGTCGATCTCGGGAAGCGCATCATCGACGATTCGGGACTCAATGTGGTCAGCGCCGAAGACATGAAGGACGGGGCGGTCAAGATCGTGGAGCTTGCGAAATGA
- a CDS encoding cobalamin B12-binding domain-containing protein, with protein sequence MPIRILIAKPGLDGHDRGAKVVARALRDAGYEVIYTGLHQTPATIATIAVQEDVDGVGLSALSGAHTTLFPSVVTELERRGAADVIVFGGGIIPDADIPGLEAAGIAKIFGPGTSLDTIQSWVRATFPDDSTRPDTDTIEENP encoded by the coding sequence ATGCCGATCAGGATCCTCATCGCGAAGCCGGGGCTCGACGGTCATGATCGCGGTGCGAAGGTCGTTGCCCGCGCGCTGCGTGACGCCGGATACGAGGTGATCTACACAGGGCTGCACCAGACTCCTGCCACGATCGCCACGATTGCGGTCCAGGAGGATGTCGACGGTGTCGGCCTCTCCGCGCTGTCGGGAGCGCACACAACCCTGTTCCCGAGCGTCGTTACCGAATTGGAGCGCCGCGGTGCCGCCGATGTGATCGTGTTCGGTGGCGGCATCATCCCCGATGCCGACATCCCAGGGCTCGAAGCTGCGGGCATCGCGAAGATCTTCGGGCCGGGAACATCGCTCGACACGATCCAATCTTGGGTGAGGGCGACCTTTCCCGACGACTCGACGCGACCGGACACCGACACCATCGAGGAGAATCCGTGA
- a CDS encoding ABC transporter permease yields the protein MDGLDSVLVLGASLTLIAVAVVISLVLRLGIERSIVWASIRAAVQLGVVGYLLVFILGTRWEAVLAGIWVVAMVAIAGGVTARRAGSWSVFGAGVIAIGSATALSLIVVFGFNVLPFEPIQVIVVAGITIGNALTGTVVAADQVRVRLVDDAARVEGLLALGLDARQAARFVVREAARVALLPHIERTKAVGLVALPGAMAGLLIAGVDPIDAVVIQLVVMLLVLGTVAVSCAVIAVMTARAFFTPDQRLVA from the coding sequence ATGGACGGTCTCGATTCGGTCCTTGTCCTTGGAGCGTCGCTCACCCTGATCGCGGTCGCGGTGGTGATCTCGCTCGTGTTGCGCCTCGGGATCGAACGGTCGATCGTCTGGGCGTCGATTCGAGCTGCTGTCCAGCTCGGTGTCGTCGGCTACCTGCTCGTGTTCATCCTCGGTACTCGCTGGGAGGCCGTGCTCGCTGGCATATGGGTTGTCGCGATGGTGGCGATCGCGGGAGGGGTCACGGCGCGGCGGGCCGGTTCGTGGTCGGTGTTCGGCGCCGGTGTCATCGCGATCGGTTCGGCGACTGCGCTGTCCCTGATTGTGGTGTTCGGCTTCAATGTCTTGCCGTTCGAGCCGATCCAGGTCATCGTCGTTGCCGGGATCACGATCGGGAACGCTCTGACCGGAACGGTCGTTGCCGCGGACCAGGTTCGAGTCCGGCTCGTCGACGACGCAGCGCGGGTCGAGGGGCTCCTCGCACTCGGGCTCGACGCACGACAGGCGGCCCGGTTCGTTGTCCGCGAGGCAGCCCGGGTTGCCCTGCTTCCTCACATCGAACGAACGAAGGCAGTTGGGCTCGTCGCGCTCCCCGGTGCAATGGCTGGGCTCCTGATCGCAGGGGTGGACCCGATCGACGCCGTCGTGATCCAGCTCGTCGTCATGCTGCTCGTCCTTGGTACGGTCGCCGTATCGTGCGCGGTGATCGCCGTGATGACGGCACGAGCGTTCTTCACCCCCGATCAGCGGCTCGTTGCGTGA
- the pcrA gene encoding DNA helicase PcrA, with the protein MTESPLFADLNPTQREAVAATEGPVLVIAGAGSGKTRVLTVRIAHLIRDLGVSPYDILAITFTNKAAGEMKERVADLVGAIARNMWVSTFHSACVRILRQDIHRFGYRSSFSIYDEADSVRLITMCIKDLDLDSKRFPPRQIKAAISKAKNELIDHETFARENAGYFHEKVADIYRLYQQRLVEASAVDFDDILKLTVELLQAFPDALERWQTKFRYILVDEYQDTNHAQYVLVKMLAAKHRNVCVVGDSDQSIYAFRGADMRNIMAFEKDYPDARLVVLEQNYRSTQTILDAANAVIVNNTTRQPKKLWTDTGAGDPIVVFEAQDEHEEAAFVAEEIARLGDLGVGLSDIAVFYRTNAQSRVIEELFVRFGVHYQVIGGLKYYDRKEVKDALAYLRAVVNPDDEVALKRIVNVPKRSIGDTSIAHLDRFAQREGISFMDALRRVSDNEQLTDRAVRSIRGFVSLMDGLAERAVLGPSAAVEAVLTDTGYLDSIREERTIEAMGREENLKELLTAAAEFEEAGPASVGPGDWAALDGTGKLEMFLEAISLVADADAEIDSSTVTLMTLHNAKGLEFPTVFLTGLEDGVFPHMRSLGDPRELEEERRLCYVGITRAERRLYLTRAWSRHVWGANNFNGPSRFLAEIPEHLTRSAKRTRRSSTMESRKPTATVTDADIEAGDRVRHSHWGEGIVRDIVGAGDRAEAVVVFDGPGMKRLLLAWAPLEKVG; encoded by the coding sequence GTGACCGAATCTCCGCTGTTTGCCGATCTGAACCCGACCCAGCGCGAGGCTGTGGCAGCCACGGAGGGCCCCGTCCTCGTGATCGCGGGGGCAGGGTCCGGCAAGACGAGGGTGTTGACGGTTCGGATCGCTCATCTCATCCGCGATCTCGGCGTTTCCCCGTACGACATCCTCGCGATCACCTTCACGAACAAGGCCGCTGGCGAGATGAAGGAGCGGGTTGCTGACCTCGTTGGAGCCATCGCGCGCAACATGTGGGTGTCGACCTTCCACTCGGCGTGTGTACGCATCCTGCGCCAGGACATCCACCGGTTCGGTTACCGATCGTCGTTCTCGATCTACGACGAGGCAGACTCGGTTCGGCTGATCACGATGTGCATCAAGGATCTCGATCTCGACAGCAAGCGGTTCCCTCCGCGCCAGATCAAGGCGGCGATCTCGAAGGCCAAGAACGAGCTCATCGACCACGAGACCTTCGCACGGGAAAACGCCGGCTACTTCCACGAGAAGGTTGCTGACATCTACCGCCTCTACCAGCAGCGCCTGGTCGAGGCTTCCGCAGTCGACTTCGACGACATCCTCAAGCTGACGGTCGAGTTGCTCCAGGCCTTTCCCGATGCCCTCGAACGGTGGCAGACCAAGTTCCGTTACATCCTCGTGGATGAGTACCAGGACACGAATCACGCCCAGTATGTCTTGGTGAAGATGCTTGCCGCGAAGCACCGGAATGTGTGCGTGGTTGGGGACTCGGACCAGTCCATCTACGCCTTCCGCGGGGCCGACATGCGCAACATCATGGCTTTCGAGAAGGACTACCCCGACGCCCGCCTCGTCGTCCTCGAACAGAACTATCGCTCGACGCAGACCATCCTCGACGCGGCGAATGCCGTGATTGTCAACAACACGACCCGCCAACCGAAGAAGCTGTGGACCGACACCGGCGCCGGTGACCCGATCGTCGTGTTCGAGGCACAGGACGAACACGAAGAGGCCGCCTTCGTCGCTGAGGAGATTGCCCGTCTCGGGGATCTCGGTGTGGGGCTGAGCGACATTGCCGTGTTCTACCGGACGAATGCTCAGTCTCGCGTCATCGAGGAGCTGTTCGTCCGCTTCGGTGTCCACTATCAGGTGATCGGTGGTCTCAAGTACTACGACCGCAAGGAGGTCAAGGATGCCCTTGCGTACCTCAGGGCCGTGGTCAACCCCGACGATGAGGTCGCCCTCAAGCGGATTGTCAATGTTCCGAAGCGCAGTATCGGTGACACTTCGATTGCGCATCTCGACCGGTTCGCGCAGCGCGAGGGCATTTCGTTCATGGATGCACTCCGACGGGTTTCCGACAACGAGCAGCTCACCGACCGTGCCGTGCGTTCGATCCGGGGCTTCGTGTCGCTGATGGACGGGTTGGCGGAACGGGCGGTGCTCGGGCCGAGCGCGGCGGTGGAAGCGGTGCTGACCGACACCGGATACCTCGATTCGATCAGGGAGGAACGAACGATCGAGGCGATGGGGCGCGAGGAGAACCTCAAGGAGCTGCTCACCGCCGCAGCCGAATTCGAGGAAGCCGGACCCGCGTCGGTCGGTCCCGGCGACTGGGCGGCACTCGACGGTACCGGGAAGCTTGAGATGTTCCTCGAGGCGATCAGCCTCGTCGCGGACGCCGATGCCGAAATCGACTCGTCAACGGTCACGCTCATGACGCTGCACAACGCGAAGGGTCTCGAGTTCCCAACCGTCTTCCTGACCGGCCTCGAGGACGGGGTGTTCCCGCACATGCGGTCCCTCGGTGATCCGCGCGAGCTCGAGGAGGAACGCCGGCTCTGCTATGTCGGGATCACGAGGGCCGAACGGCGGCTCTATCTCACCCGCGCGTGGAGCAGGCATGTGTGGGGGGCGAACAACTTCAACGGTCCCAGCCGTTTCCTCGCCGAGATCCCTGAACATCTGACCCGTTCCGCGAAGCGGACCCGGCGGTCATCGACGATGGAGTCGCGGAAACCGACCGCGACGGTGACCGATGCCGATATCGAGGCAGGCGACCGGGTGCGTCACTCCCACTGGGGGGAAGGGATCGTTCGGGACATCGTTGGCGCAGGGGACAGGGCAGAAGCCGTCGTCGTCTTCGATGGGCCCGGCATGAAGCGGCTCCTTCTCGCATGGGCACCCCTCGAAAAGGTCGGCTGA
- a CDS encoding response regulator, with product MAVQNDPDLDTLFREELTERSASLADGAAAIIAGTVDHDLAATMVREGHTIKGTGRVMGHEAIARGGEVCEVVWRWIQHDELQPTAMLGRALSYLGDALPAALDGPSDEISGAIDAIRTLVADPARLAELPEPVDDVRVELRPAPASAPEPTLKAVEPPDELPHDVGPAVEAIAPDPVPEPVPQPDPEPDPEPVRETRVVTQEPTTRAPSDEIVIDTYAVPTGPLVFEPGPDGRLDASTITLDLIKSAFEGGSGPSAAPTHRPQPDASAAGVGPGSEFIDISIGEIEGSVLDAEYGPAFGLGGLAGVVETWAAEESVPVNAGRLFRLINDVAALRMDMQSLSTFAGQVLRSAEARSIPSAEAALESIETVRREAVELQERALGLTAVSLSALTSTLPQLMKYISKKCDKVVDLVVEGDEAVVDRQMIDRIGEVIRQLVINAVVHGIETPADRVKAGKAETGKVSVRIATDEQHVTIEVADDGGGIDWTAVRETALGRGILKGDPSNEDLRTALFSENFSTNPRSSEFTADGDGLSRISQIVEEVYGSLTMSTSPEGVVFTITMPAHRALQRALLFHAGERSWGLPESTILAQFEVGEVDIEVSERGSMIRYDKESIPYASFATAAGLEIEGMPASILVIQSPVGPMALSVDSIQGVYEVATKDLGPLLSGATVVTGVALLGGDDTVLLVDAGRLASNLRNDDTPRGPVSTVLVVDDSQGVRQVVSGVLASHGFATLSAGSVAEALGVLAESRVDGLVVDFSMPRADGVALIHLVRQRYGEIPIIMLSGVASDEDRDRAERAGANAFFDKSDFARGALVETLSELIREKADAGA from the coding sequence ATGGCTGTGCAGAACGACCCCGATCTCGACACGCTGTTCCGTGAGGAGCTGACCGAACGATCAGCCTCCCTCGCGGACGGCGCCGCGGCGATCATCGCCGGGACCGTCGATCATGATCTCGCTGCCACGATGGTGAGGGAAGGGCACACCATCAAGGGAACCGGAAGGGTCATGGGTCACGAAGCCATCGCACGCGGTGGTGAGGTCTGCGAGGTGGTGTGGCGATGGATCCAGCACGATGAGCTGCAGCCAACCGCCATGCTCGGAAGGGCACTGTCATACCTCGGGGACGCGCTGCCCGCTGCACTCGACGGACCGAGCGATGAGATCTCAGGAGCGATCGACGCGATCCGAACCCTCGTCGCGGATCCGGCCCGTCTCGCTGAGCTGCCTGAGCCCGTCGACGATGTCCGAGTCGAGCTGCGCCCTGCCCCCGCATCGGCTCCCGAGCCGACGCTCAAGGCGGTTGAGCCTCCCGACGAGCTTCCGCACGATGTGGGACCGGCCGTCGAGGCGATCGCGCCCGATCCCGTCCCGGAGCCCGTCCCACAGCCTGACCCGGAGCCTGACCCGGAGCCTGTTCGCGAAACCCGCGTGGTGACCCAGGAACCCACGACACGGGCGCCATCGGATGAGATCGTCATTGACACCTACGCGGTGCCGACCGGCCCGCTCGTGTTCGAGCCCGGTCCTGACGGGCGCCTCGACGCGTCGACCATCACCCTTGACCTCATCAAGTCTGCCTTCGAAGGCGGATCGGGCCCCTCGGCGGCTCCGACGCATCGCCCACAGCCCGATGCGTCGGCCGCCGGGGTCGGTCCCGGCAGCGAGTTCATCGACATCTCCATCGGTGAGATCGAAGGCTCGGTCCTCGACGCCGAGTACGGTCCGGCGTTCGGCCTCGGTGGCCTTGCTGGCGTGGTCGAGACATGGGCGGCAGAGGAATCCGTTCCGGTCAACGCGGGTCGCCTCTTCCGCCTGATCAACGATGTCGCGGCGCTCCGGATGGACATGCAGTCGTTGTCAACCTTCGCCGGTCAGGTCCTTCGCTCAGCCGAGGCACGATCCATCCCTTCTGCGGAGGCAGCCCTCGAATCGATCGAGACGGTTCGGCGTGAAGCGGTTGAGTTGCAGGAGCGAGCCCTCGGCCTTACGGCAGTGTCACTGAGTGCGCTGACCTCGACGCTTCCGCAACTGATGAAGTACATCTCGAAGAAGTGTGACAAGGTCGTCGACCTCGTCGTCGAAGGAGACGAGGCCGTCGTCGACCGCCAGATGATTGATCGCATCGGAGAGGTCATCCGCCAGCTTGTGATCAACGCCGTGGTCCACGGCATCGAGACACCCGCCGATCGTGTCAAGGCAGGCAAGGCAGAAACGGGCAAGGTCTCGGTGCGGATCGCGACCGACGAGCAGCATGTGACGATCGAAGTCGCAGACGACGGTGGTGGGATCGACTGGACCGCCGTTCGCGAAACGGCACTCGGACGGGGAATCCTCAAAGGCGACCCGTCGAACGAGGACCTTCGCACGGCGCTGTTCTCGGAGAACTTCTCAACCAATCCGCGGTCCTCGGAGTTCACCGCCGACGGCGACGGCCTCTCGAGGATCTCCCAGATCGTGGAGGAGGTGTATGGCTCGCTGACGATGTCGACATCGCCAGAGGGTGTCGTCTTCACGATCACGATGCCCGCCCACCGAGCGTTGCAGCGTGCATTGCTCTTCCACGCAGGGGAACGCTCGTGGGGACTCCCGGAGTCGACGATCCTCGCCCAGTTCGAGGTCGGCGAAGTCGACATCGAAGTATCCGAGCGAGGATCGATGATCAGATACGACAAGGAATCGATCCCATACGCATCGTTCGCGACCGCAGCTGGCCTCGAGATCGAGGGGATGCCTGCCTCGATCCTCGTGATCCAGAGCCCGGTCGGGCCTATGGCGCTGTCCGTCGACAGCATCCAAGGCGTGTACGAAGTGGCGACGAAGGACCTCGGACCATTGCTGTCGGGGGCCACGGTCGTAACCGGTGTCGCCCTTCTGGGCGGAGATGACACCGTGCTCCTCGTCGACGCGGGGCGTCTCGCGTCGAATCTGCGAAACGATGACACTCCTCGCGGTCCGGTGAGTACCGTGCTCGTCGTCGACGACAGTCAGGGTGTGCGTCAGGTCGTGTCAGGTGTCCTCGCCTCCCACGGGTTTGCGACTCTGTCGGCGGGGAGCGTCGCCGAAGCCCTCGGCGTCCTCGCCGAAAGCCGGGTCGATGGCCTCGTCGTTGACTTCTCGATGCCGCGAGCCGACGGTGTAGCGCTGATCCACCTCGTCCGGCAGCGGTACGGCGAGATCCCGATCATCATGCTGTCGGGTGTTGCCTCCGATGAGGACCGCGACCGTGCCGAGCGTGCGGGGGCCAACGCGTTCTTCGACAAGTCGGACTTCGCGCGCGGCGCGCTCGTCGAGACCCTCAGTGAGCTGATCCGGGAAAAGGCAGACGCCGGGGCATAG
- the guaA gene encoding glutamine-hydrolyzing GMP synthase, whose translation MAATGHASTGDFDRVLVVDFGAQYAQLIARRVREAQVFSEIVPREITATEVREMAPVGIILSGGPASVHAEDAYGIDTDIFNLGIPVLGICYGHQLMAASLGGTVASTGTSEFGPATLTVVDHGELFEGLPGRQTVWMSHNDAVTVAPDGFGTTASTPGAAVAAMEDRDRLLYGVQFHPEVVHSEHGQPILERFLSEACRARRTWTNASIIDQSVEAIRAAVGDGIAICGLSGGVDSSVAAALVQRAIGDQLVCVFVDHGLMRKDEGAQVESTFRDHFQMNLIHVKAQDRFFDALAGVTDPEEKRKIIGETFIRVFEEVAAGIEGADHLVQGTLYPDVIESGTKDAAKIKSHHNVGGLPDEMHFDLIEPLRDLFKDEVRSVGEELGLPDEIVWRQPFPGPGLAVRIIGDITPERVEILKAADAIVVDEIRSAGLYREIWQSFGVLPAIRSVGVQGDGRTYAYPLIVRAVTSDDAMTADWARLPYDLLARISSRVINEVPGINRVAYDISSKPPSTIEWE comes from the coding sequence ATGGCGGCCACCGGCCATGCGTCGACCGGTGACTTCGACCGCGTCCTCGTCGTCGACTTCGGTGCCCAATACGCACAGCTGATCGCTCGCAGGGTGCGCGAGGCACAGGTCTTTTCCGAGATCGTTCCGAGGGAGATCACGGCGACCGAGGTCAGGGAGATGGCGCCGGTCGGGATCATCTTGTCCGGTGGGCCGGCATCGGTACATGCCGAGGACGCCTACGGCATCGATACGGACATCTTCAACCTCGGGATCCCTGTGCTTGGCATCTGCTACGGCCATCAGCTCATGGCAGCGTCCCTCGGCGGAACCGTTGCGTCGACGGGCACTTCCGAGTTCGGCCCTGCGACGCTCACCGTCGTCGATCACGGGGAGCTCTTCGAAGGGCTCCCGGGACGACAGACCGTCTGGATGAGCCACAACGATGCCGTTACGGTCGCGCCGGACGGTTTTGGGACCACGGCATCCACACCGGGCGCTGCCGTCGCGGCGATGGAGGACCGGGACCGGCTCCTGTACGGCGTGCAGTTCCACCCAGAGGTCGTCCACAGTGAGCATGGGCAGCCGATTCTTGAGCGCTTCCTCTCCGAGGCATGCAGGGCACGCCGGACCTGGACGAACGCAAGCATCATCGACCAGAGTGTTGAGGCCATCCGCGCCGCCGTCGGTGACGGGATCGCGATCTGCGGACTCTCCGGTGGTGTGGATTCATCGGTGGCGGCAGCCCTCGTCCAGCGGGCGATCGGTGATCAGCTTGTGTGCGTGTTCGTCGATCACGGCCTCATGCGCAAGGACGAAGGTGCCCAGGTCGAGTCGACCTTCCGTGACCACTTCCAGATGAACCTCATCCATGTCAAGGCGCAGGACCGGTTCTTCGATGCGCTTGCAGGGGTGACGGACCCTGAGGAGAAGCGCAAGATCATCGGGGAGACCTTCATTCGGGTCTTCGAGGAGGTCGCGGCCGGGATCGAGGGCGCCGACCACCTCGTTCAAGGGACGCTGTATCCCGATGTCATCGAATCGGGCACGAAGGACGCTGCCAAGATCAAGAGCCACCACAATGTGGGTGGCCTTCCCGACGAGATGCACTTCGACCTGATCGAGCCACTGCGAGACCTTTTCAAGGACGAGGTGCGCAGCGTCGGAGAGGAGCTCGGCCTTCCCGACGAAATCGTGTGGCGCCAACCGTTCCCGGGGCCGGGGCTCGCGGTCCGGATCATCGGTGACATCACACCCGAGCGGGTCGAGATCCTCAAGGCCGCTGATGCCATTGTGGTCGACGAGATCAGGTCTGCGGGCCTCTATCGGGAGATCTGGCAGTCCTTCGGCGTCCTGCCAGCCATCAGGAGCGTCGGTGTTCAAGGTGACGGCCGCACCTATGCCTACCCGCTGATCGTGAGGGCGGTCACCTCCGATGACGCCATGACCGCTGATTGGGCGAGGCTCCCGTACGACCTCCTCGCCCGCATCTCGTCGCGGGTGATCAACGAGGTTCCCGGTATCAACCGGGTTGCGTACGACATCTCGAGCAAACCGCCGTCGACGATCGAATGGGAGTGA